CCAAGCTAAGCTAGTTATTTGCCaactttttaaattgaaaattccttttttttttctgaattaatATAAAGCAAATTATACATTACAAAATGCATGTAATTTTGTTGCtaagggcgcaccattagatttccagggggggggggggaaaggggagtttttttaaaaaaaaaaaaaaaatacaaaacagggagcgaaaaaaaaaaaaaaaaaaaactttgcccactagtgagacgaaaaaaaaaaattttgcctcactgatgagtaaaaaaaaaatttcaccaacccaactttgatataaaattggatcggttgagcccatatttattggtcgagctatgagttttaaaatattggacgagacatagtcgagtccaatattttacaactcatagcgagaccaataaatattgggcgtaaagcatcaattttatcattattatgttttggatccaatattatcacaacttggatccatcaaaacataataatgtataaaaatatacattaaaattgaaaaaaaaaataacttcgcccAAGgcggctttaaaaaaaatttggtgctcttggaggcgaaaaaaaaaaaattccgccgccgagaatctaatggtgcgtccctaattatGTTGGGTTTTGTGCAGGCCTAAAAACCGTTCCCATGATTTAGGGGGACTGGGAGAAAAAAATTGGCTGATTtagttgttgtgtttttttttttttttttatagaaaaagtGGACTATTTTTGGATTGGGGATGCATCCCCAACCCCAGTTATTTGtttttgtgtgggttttttttggggggtgtaaaGCTCCATAATAGTCGACAGGCCTGGCCCTAGCCCACATAAAAAAAATCTTGCATTATAAAAGATTGGCCAAGTGGCCAACAGAAAACGTAATCTTGCATTTCTCACCTTGAATCTTGTTCTTAGTGCTTTTAtcctttaaataaaaattcctttaaaaaggaacagggcgaacaaatgaggaagtgtcaagataaaggtgtagtaaggaatcaaatttgattaaaaaaatgaataggttcttgtcaattATTAAAGTTTAAGCTACTTAGAACATAATTTGCACTTGAATGAAAACATCCATTAGTTCATTCTGTTGAATGCCGATAGTGAGTCTCCCCATATTTCTACTTTTCATGTTGCTCGGTTATTCGATTAACGAAAGTATTTATACctaaaaataatttcatgctGACATCTACAAAATTTATTTATCAGTTGAACAAGTTCACCCTCTGCATAAAATTCTTtcattttgaacatgttgaatgccaATAATGTACCTCTCCATGCATTGTATTTCTActttttatgtcactctggttatTAAAACTAGGCTAGTACTTTATTTTCCGTCTTAGAGATGTGGCGATCAACTAttaactcaaaatcaaaatgaaaataaaatcttcTGAAAGTAATAAAATATCTATATTATAAAGAGTATACTATTAATGAAAAAGTTAGGCCTAAAACGAATTAGACCTAtaacaaatcaaactcaaataatttattttcaaattacataccttaaaatcttctgaaagacaaacggttttgtctcagccatttattaatttctagaatatgccgcaaataccaccttaagatctatgcatgacgacatcataattcatctctattagattttcagtgtataagCAAGTAGAagtaatatcatcactacaatatgcccccaaaacagaactccccaccccacataatcgcaaattgacacgacagcttcattccaattcaaatttaatatttcatccaaaagcggtcctgtgatacactttccccaatcaaacacatttgcatttgatcatcttctactcttccctgagtagatcattataatatcaaatctaaacaccatgccatggaattcaccatatcacgtccgaaCTCACATGCACATTAGGCGCCCCattcttttttaaaggaatttttatttattgtcattgcatgtagtaggcctatttaattattttactgctagcaacatatggcatttattgaacattgacttcaacgtatacagctgtataccaccataccaggttcaaccaagttagcagataaagggcaaccagttattgacttttctcctggtaattggtcaataagcaaacactCATGGTCTGCATGAGCAAATAAGTCCGGGCGATTTGTATTGCACAGGGCtcagtgctaaagtaaatatattttctctttatcaccaagtttccccatttaagggatggggtatgaacgtttggacagtacttattgtgggacattagagcacatcagacatgttgaattgcattctgaatacgaagaatgtccttctgatatcaaataattttgattttgatgtagctgggataaaaaaccgacgatcaattgaaaattttgacctttcgtattgaagatatggatctctttcccaaaacacaaaaaattaggtcattttgggaaaaaatccatattttcaatatgataggtaaaaatttttcaattgatcggcttttcctcccagctacatacactttaagaatatgtcattagatttataacatttacttgaggactgttatatatcaaaaatatgaaaatatcaaattttaataatttgtcataaaatttgtaggcctattacatcgtgatttcaaaaaatgaaaattatttgatatcagaaagacattcttcgtattaggaatacaattccatatgtctgatatgtgctctcatgtccccccccccccaaaaaaaatactatcgaaacgcccattctggatcccttaagtactcaaggttgtgtttgtataaatgattcagttatataaacagcctcgtgaaaaggtcatgttgacataaattaattgactgtgtggttcATGGGTTAAAGTATCATTAtcagattctatacgctatagttaacaacaagcacatgcaagcaagtattttgccagtatcaataaaactataatgaggctattattatgtagcccaactgtaatgtacaatctggcaataccgctcagtCTTAGAGAAATGagaaatatctgttgcaattttctgatttgcataaaagtaatgctagttcatggaagttgtaaaacaattatttcgtttaatacaaacatattccttggtaagacaactttatagcactgtttgaatatcaacatgaagtagtaatgacaaatttaaatggacactatcgcctctgtagtttcctgattacatagacagcactgaatatttcatttttattctgaaacgccgtgaagaagtaagtagtacaaaacccagcgcaatatgggtcgaaaatcgcttcgcgattttcgcccaaaaGACATTTCTACCAAGAAAGTCTATTTCTGTGCTGCATGTTTGCAGAATTTAACTACCATTAGGCCCTTcccacttgattattagtttcctgtttaccgcccgcgtccaaaattgaaaatctcaaaataattattttatttttatttctaattttctcctttaaaataactttcaactacttctacttgccattttctgactttaataatatcaacaataatgatgaataaacaaagagtacaactctaccttcacttatttataaaatcaaatattgttgtgaaataattaaatgcccgctcatagtcaaaacgagtcaatagttgcttgtaatagttcaaactaaataaagaaaataaaaaagataattaataattaaaagtcacctcgtccctttttcaaaaatctttaacaggaaactaataatcaagtgcgaagggccttacaactgagggctgtgcaatatttgtGTACCCCaaggtggtgaattataggatTTTTtataagattttttggcaggtttaAAAGGGTGACAGGGATTTTTTTGCAGGTAGAGAGGGggccaagtgatttttggcacagatgttttgggcGGCACCATTTCTGTTTTACaccctaagggagtgttcatactTTATAGGTGGAGGGGTCTAAAAATATGGGGAGAGCAAAAAAAGTTTGGGCCCTAACTAaaaatggaatttaaaaaaataaagttcTTAATTAGGGGGggaaaatttgagggtaaaagaCCGTGCAGTAAAATGTACGACAAGGCATGCACATTCCAAATTTGTTGTGCTCTTTGCGCACATGAATGTTCAATCGTGTACTcacaagcttcaaatcaacaaaatttgcacaCGTTACAATTTGGATGTAACACTATGAGTAATATGGAGGGGGTCaacaaaattttagaccataaaaaaggggggataaaaaaatccaccctttttaggggGATCATAAAAATTTTGGTGGCCAAGGTTCCAACTTTTACACCACCTACCCcctcaatttcagactattttagccccaaatcaaCCTGAATTTTGCTGTTTGAATGGGTGCGAGGCGCAggaaatttgtgaattttgccctattttggtcaAGAAAGATGCATctaggcaattttggggccctggcCCAGTGGCAAATCCAGCTCTGCTTTTAACATCTcttttatcagcccttatttaattttcgctttagtgctcgggcccctgaaccctctggGCCCATTgactttgtccaccctgtccccccgcttgctacgcccctgataatAATTGCACCACTCCTGAATAAGCTTTAGTTTAGTCTGATTTTCCACCCTGAGTTTACCACTCAGATCATTCAGGAGAGTACATATAATTGAACTTGTACAGGCAAAATTCTACCTGCACCGGTGCATGCATGCACCCGTCTAAATCGAGCTCTGATGGCTGCCCCTAccaaaaaccaaacttgagtacccccccccccccaggaatgCCGCACACAAGCGCTTGGCCAGATCATTTAAGAAATTATAGATCTGCTCGGTTCCCCAGTAACTCGGAATGCTGCAGAGTGAAATGGCCCCTGACAGGGGCCATTTCACTCTGCAGCATTCTGAATTTATGTTCAAGGGGCacttaccgtattcgttccaattgGCATTTTCAATTTGCCAAAGGGGTACCACTAGTGTTGAAgtgaagtgacggatagacgtcgatacagtgaaatagctgggggatagaagtcctgtgtaaacttgcaatacattttctgcatcagaaaagctacaagAATGTCTCcggacccttttataacgtacATAAATTTGTTTCTAATAAATGCCTGTtaggaaaaaattaggtaaaccatatAAAAATAAGCACCCGTCCAAAATGATTTTGTTCAGCGCCCTGCCAGGGCACTTATTTGAATGAATATGgtaattataatataaataatgtaaaaattatgAAAGATAAAATGAGGactttgcttaagggggtactacacccctggccaattttgtgcctatttttgcatttttctaaaaaattatagcgcattggtgacaagtaagatatgtatattataggggcaaggactacaactcctgcactgaaaattcagcaactcaaggcgagtagttattgatttattgatcaaatattggttttccctcatttttgactgtaactcctcaaatgttgtctgtgctgaaataaaaatttccagtgcagtagttgtagtccttgccccaataatatacatatcttacttgtcaccaatgcagtatcatttttgagaaatatgcaaaatagacacaaaattgggaaggggggTGTAGTAGCCCCTTAAATATGCAGTGACCCATATGTTATGTAAGTTTGTGATCAATTATTAAGAATTTTCCTCCTTGTCTTATTTTGCAGTTGTTAAAAAACCCAAGCCAGATGTGAACCACAGTGGCTCCAACAGCACCCCGCACAAGAATCTCTCGTCAAGTCCAGTGAAGAAACCATCGTCAAACAGTCATCACTCTAATTCAGTCTCCAAATCAAATGGCACAAGTTCTAAGCCGAAAGATCCCAACGCAATCAAAAAATCTCACGATAGCAACAAACTAAAAGATGGTCAAAGGCCTAAAGATGGATCATCCAAGCCTAAAGTATCCAGCAATTCTTCAAGTTCAAAACCATCACATTCTTCCTCTTCCTCAAAACCAAAGGAAGGTTCGCATTCTTCATCGAAGCCAAAAGATGGGTCGCATTCATCTTCCTCAAAGCCTGGGTCACATTCATCTTCATCAAAGTCTGGGTCGCATTCATCTTCTAAACCTGGTTCCTCTTCATCCTCAAAACCGAAAGATGGGTCCCATTCTAGCTCCAAGCCCCATAGTTCCTCAAAACCAAAAGATGGATCTCACTCATCCTCTAAACCAAAGGATGGTTCCTCTTCATCATCCTCAAAACCCAGAGATGGGTCGCATTCTAGCTCCAAGCACAGTTCAAGTTCATCAAAGCCTAAAGATGGCTCACAGGGTACTCCAAAGGTCAAATCCAGTTCAGACATGAAGCACAAGGTCAGTAGCAGTGGCGACGGTTCCAAGGTGTCGCATCTCACAAAAGTAGCTCATCATCTTCGCACAAAGATGGCAGTTCCAAACCCAAAGATCCATCAGCAAAACCAAAGGATCCTTCTCAAAAACCAAAAGATTCCTCTGGCAAACCAAGAGATCCTTCCCAAAAGCCCCGAGATCCATCATTAAAGCCAAAAGATCCATCAAAACATTCATCCTCATCATCAAAACATAGCAGTAGCTCCTCTTCAAAGCATGGCAGTAGCAGCTCTTCAAAGCACAGCAGTAGTTCTTCAAAGGATAAGATCAAGAAAGAAGGTGATTCAAAGGACAAGATCAAGAAAGAAGGTGGAGAGAAGGTTAAAGTTAAAGCAGAACCAGGAAGTGATGTCAAGCATGAGAGCAGCAGTTCAAAAGTGAAATTGGAAACGATGAGGTATGTAAAACTGATGGGAAAAAGCGcttaagttataattaaaaattttgtgaatattttggcaTGCCCATGATACTTTGTATTCCATTATAAGTTAGATAGGTGGATTAGTAGATACCATTACAAAAGATCTCCCAGAAAGAATTATGATTAGAATTGAATATTTGCTTTGTTATTGAGAATAtgtttatacgttttcagtgacGTTTTGTATGAATCGGAGGAAACCATTGACACAAAACGTCACTTGGTGAAGTAGGTGACATACAGTATTAAGATCCACCAAAGCACAAGATTTTGTATAATTTTGCCTAatattgtttgtttacattttgttttacagCCCCAGTAAGATCAAAGAGGAGGCGGGTTCTGATGACTTTAAACCAAAGGTGAGGGGATGTGTTAATACCTAGCTCATGCTTCGTTGATACCAAGGCTCGCATATAATTTGTTTAGGCTGAACAAAATATTGATGTGTTTCCAGTCATCTGACCATCCCCTTCTCAATCCTGCCAACCAGTAGTGTAGCCAGGaatttagtgtgagggggcaaagttttgcttcattttttgGCTCCTGTTGCCAACCCAAAATATATTTTGAGTGCTGGAACAAAAATATTAGTAGGATTCTGGCTTCCGGACCTGCACAATAAAAGAGACCAAACTCAATATTGTTAGCTTTTGTAACATTGTAAAACTTATTTAAAGTTATTCTTTCCATTAATATGACATATTTGGCTGACTGACCGAATGTTCATTCCTGGAGCCATGttatcaaaaacacatttttgtccAACCTTATCAACTTGCCCAACGGTACATATGTATGTTGTTGTTTGTATCTGCATTCATTACCTAACTTCTGTTTCAGTATGTTGAGAAATTTACGatgttgtttgttttattttgaatgtGTAGAAGGAATCATTGGACAAGCCCATCAAAAAGCGTCCATTGGatgaagacgatgatgatgatgatgaacctcTGTCTTCCAGGTATGTCAAGAACTCTTCATTTCATCAAAAAGTAGACTAACAAGAAAAAACCTTCAAATATCAACAGCCTTGATGAACTTCTTCAATCATTGATCAAATTAGGCAATAGTTGCAAGTTGTTGATGGAAATGGAGCGCTAGAATTCCAACTAAACAACTTTCGCAATAAAGAAAATGGAGCCAGTTACAGTGTGCATGTGTAAACACTGAGGATCAGAAATATATTCTCGCCTCTTTCCCTTCAACCAGGGGTCTTGACAATCCCAAATGTAAAACAAGGAGGCTATTCTTTATTCCATGTGCCCAGATGGCCGATGTATCAATTATCCTCTTTGTCGCCGATCATCATACACAAAACAAAGACTGGGTATAGTGCAAGTGTAAGATACAGAATAATTATCAGATAATTCTGAAactgggttattccttcatgtaattttacacgaaattagggttagtttagggttaggattagggttaggattagggttatgattaggattagggttaggattagtttacacgaaataattacatgaaggatcgacctgaaactgacaaatgttttaaaactgtTTTAACAGGTCAGACAAAGCTAAAAAACAGAAAGTTGAAGAAAGGAAGGTGAAGGAAGAAGGCAAGAAAAGGAAGAAGGAGCCAGAGGAGAGCGACGACGATGAACCATTGGTAAGAGCAATACTATCATCCAAtcataataggcgagaattatttggtttttgttactgcgtgagTCAATAAAGCCTCAACTTATACCCgggtaaattcacaaaagcgtgcatAGGTGCTACACCCAGATGTTATGAGTctcgcctattacaagctgattagAGTATAGTAACATCCATCCGTGTCCTctaagcgtacttgaattcagTTGACGCCGGTACAATATTCATACCTGGTGACATCGCTCATCTGAGCGTACAGTACATGTCAACTTATCAGCGCTTACGTGCAAACACGCTCACGCTATTTGTAGGGGGTTTTTTTAGCTCGCTGACGCAACCCTTATTGTCGACCCCGATGACAGTTTGGTTTATATTGTGTAGTTATTACTATGGTAATCTATATTTATAATTGTTGCAATCTGGTTCATAAAATTCCCATTTCAGgtaaagaagaaaaaacacaaaaaagacAAGAAAggcaaagaagaagaaaaaggcacAAAAGGcacgaagaagaaaaagaagaaaggagaGGAAGAAGAAGTTTGGAAATGGTAAGTTTTATGCACATAATATTTGTCTTCATTTTCACATTTTCTGGGTATTGGTTGATTGCAAAAATGGTTAGTGAAGACTTGGTTTCGCTAAGCGAATTATTAATGTAACGCTCTACTCTTACTTGATGCGGATGCGGGGGTGTTGACAGTATCGAATGTGTGCTCAAATCACTTATCATTTATCACAAATCATTTATTGGGCAAATATATTATAATGCTCGCGCATGATCAATGTTTTTCATAAACAGTCTGGAAAAGGTCTCAAAGAAAATATGAACACCAAATGTTTTGAACTAACTAATACAAATGTATACACACAAATAGCCATTGGAGGTGGTGGGCAGCCATTCATTACTTGAATTGTAATTGGATTGTGAAATGTTGTGTCTAATGCCCCTGACAGACTTTCTTgtcgctgcggcaagcggcataaCGTATCAGCCAATTCAAAGCCTTGATTGTGTCAGTTTGTCTGCATTGCTCATGCGTCataaaagtatgaaaccagcataagatttTATCAACTTGACACAACCAATAACAACTATCCTCTCTCTTTCTGATACAGGTGGGAGGAGGAGCCACTCCCAGAAGGTATTAAATATCGTTACCTGGAGCACAAAGGTCCTGTGTTTGCCCCACCGTATGAGCCACTGCCAAGCAGTGTCCATTTCAAATATGATGGTAGGTACATTTTGTAGCTCAGGTCTACTTAACTCAACCAAAggcatacattgggctattccagttgaaatccacactgctcctgtggaagattctggaaatatcttccacagggggagaacaaattttaaatggaatgaacacaggcaactgcatttgaatttcatacaccctctgagatatattccagtggcgtaactcctatgggctctggggggccgcgccccgggcacccgggctaaggggcaccctggCCAGGCCTGGATACACATGCATTTCGACACGaaaatactttgttataggaacaaGTGGACACCTTTACCTACCATGGAGAGAAttaatcttcatttgggtgcccccctCAACACAAAATGTTCAAGGCTTCGCAtgaaagaccgaaattcaacttgattataccaaattagtggtatttaagccTGATATTTCATACACCaagcaattgttttaggaagaagAGGTATTTTGTACTCTTGCTCCCGGGCgccacaacctctagctacgtcactgcagctagtgataCAAAAGTAAAGccattggagaagatgaaaacattttttgttaacatgaagttcattgaaagATAAAATTAATTTGATCGGAAACActattttttaaaacgttattcgGTAGGTATATATGGCTTTCAATCAATGGCATAgcaagctttcttggtcggggggggggtaatatttgagggcaaaaacgAAAGCAATTTTGCGCTTGCATAATTTTGACCCGGTTTTCAGAGGGAattatacatataccggttttcttAGAGAGAGTATGTACATTTAAGTATTTGATCttcccaaaaaggctttattgagacaatgtgcgggcgtagcgagcaaaatgtttgtattttacgctatttgggcccatgatctgggtggaaagggcttatactttgatcagctcctaatcggcgggccttataacatcgcggattaatatcaaaatattttactttgagaattgttttgtcacacctctccagaagcatcacaaattactaatgcaagtcctatactttatctGCTTTCTTTAacattaacacacaaaatataggccggaCAGGTCAAATAATGgctctcttaacgtgggtctacttttggcgtagtagtaaaagcctaacaagtcccgcctattacgagctgatcaaagtataataggGACATTGTGCTGTGAGCAGCGCCAAGTaaatcttttgtattttgcactattttggcccatggatgaattttggtggaaaacgggcttcttgcatgatgcagtcatgtctacagtagaattcatctcgacctttgcaggacttaaaccccattaaaagctattaaaccaagataacactcattgaaacagctcaactgattaaatcggatcttctctggttgtgcacaagtgtctgttttacatgtgcgatatcgcaataaagctggtattatagcttcagttgggtaaccgattataaaggaaacgaaaggaaacaatggtatgtgtacctttgttcacgaaatgagacaatggcgtgccttttgtaaaccagcattcttgaaaatgagcaacataatgattgttgacttaacacggtttggaaataatttcttcatatttttggtgttatctgtcgcttacatatccttcctaaaacacaaaagtgcgacctctccaaacacctaaattagctaaaatttaggacatgttacaaaactatattgtctagaattttagaagagtacttttaatattggccggttatttttcacacagcgacgttaactaggcaatgtactattacctataacattaactaaaacaccaaagtacgcatatttccaaacatctaaattagctaaaaatttaggacatgttacaaaactatattttctagaactttagaagagtacttttaatattggcggttattttcacacagcgccgttaactaggcatatccccatacttttaccgtaggctatttgtagaggtcaggcgtcaatgggaaagagcactgtgtattgtgcataggaaaacggacagtaactgcagtatatggtcccttttcttttcctttgcgttcccgattttctctttcaatttttgtcggaagagcacttttctctttcatttttttttgtccggGTGGGGCTTTGCACCATGCACACCATTGGttaggggcacccgatctactttcgcccccgggcaccctgaaccaaagttacgccactgatatattcaacatgaatcttccacagagggaggacaagtcaaataaaattggttaatgtgctattccatttgaatcttactcccctgtggaagatatttccaaaatcttcccagGGGGAgagtggatattaaatggaatagcccaccgGAGTTCACCACCAGAGACGATATCTTGTGCTTCCTATGATGCATTTCTAACATTTTAATGTACTGATTTGTGATAtattgcaacatgggtcgatagtgatgaaatgtacctcGAACAGAACATATCCGGCCGCAAAAAATCTTCGTAAGAGATAAAGCAACATTATACAATGTAAATCCATGTGCAAAAACATCATAAGAGCGAAGTTAAAACTTGATAGGAGAGAAATGATACATTAAAAATTAATACATTAGATACTAGTTTAAAATGATAATGGCAGACGGaaaaaataacaaagaaaaatGATGAATTTGAATAAGCGAAATAAACAGATCATGTGTTTTAATCCACAATTTGAACTGTGACACAGAAGCTGATATTCTTGCATACATGGAGTCCATTCCACCACAACTGAGTTCTAAGTGagcatatttttttgttttcctaTATTTAGGTAAAGTAATGAAACTGAGCGAGGGTGCAGAAGAAGTAGCTGGATTCTATGCTAGAATGTTGGACCATGACTACACCACCAAGGAGGTCTTCAACAAGAACTTTTTTGGAGATTGGAGAAAGGTTTGTACACCCCCTTGATctctttatattttgtttaataccagtGATTAATCAAGCTGTACTGATAtatattctttgtattctatcaATAATCATAGCAAATTAGTTTAAATTTTTGAGGTTTAAGAACATGACAGGACAGTACACCATACTGTAAAAGTAAATCATGCTGAATGAAAAAAAAGTCTTGTCG
This DNA window, taken from Amphiura filiformis chromosome 16, Afil_fr2py, whole genome shotgun sequence, encodes the following:
- the LOC140136141 gene encoding uncharacterized protein — translated: MSESTEKVNSSPSGQNSSSAGDVVKKPKPDVNHSGSNSTPHKNLSSSPVKKPSSNSHHSNSVSKSNGTSSKPKDPNAIKKSHDSNKLKDGQRPKDGSSKPKVSSNSSSSKPSHSSSSSKPKEGSHSSSKPKDGSHSSSSKPGSHSSSSKSGSHSSSKPGSSSSSKPKDGSHSSSKPHSSSKPKDGSHSSSKPKDGSSSSSSKPRDGSHSSSKHSSSSSKPKDGSQGTPKVKSSSDMKHKVSSSGDGSKVSHLTKVAHHLRTKMAVPNPKIHQQNQRILLKNQKIPLANQEILPKSPEIHH